Within Theileria orientalis strain Shintoku DNA, chromosome 4, complete genome, the genomic segment tattaatatttgatattaaaacatCAACACTACCTGCCGGTATGCAGTTTTGATGCTTtacattcattttatcGAGGATTCTACTGACATCTTCATGCTCTGGCGATATTGACACCTCCCTTTCGTCATATTGCAACTCTACAATCAtagttaatattaataactCATAATGGCTCCTCACCTTTATTTGATTTCCTGTACTCTCTTAGGTCTGCTAGGAACTGTTTTGTCGATTTGTTTAAGTTGTTGTACACACTTGGCTTAAGCAGCCTCAAGTACAACTCTATCAATCCCATGTTTCTCGGTGAGTCCCCAAAGTAACTCTTGTAGTATTCGCATCTCTGTAAAAAATCGACCGTCATATCATCTGTGAACATCTCCATGATTGTTATCGGCTTAATTCTTCTACACTCTCTTCCTATTAGGCGTCTAATTGGCATACTTGTTACCTGACAAGTCATTAATTCTGTTACTGAGTGTTTCCTTCAGCGGGTTTACGAGTAGGTTATCGACCATCTCTAGCTTCGATAGACTATTTGCAGCCTAAAATAGTCAgatttattagtttatcCCACCTTTATTATGAAGTTGTTTCTTAGTATTGGCCAGCACAGCATCATTTCATACAAATCATCGGTCAGTCTCTGGTCCCGTATCTTCAACCTACTCAGTGCCTATATGTCATGAGATGTGTTAACACTGTCGCCAACATACTTGAAATAGATACACGTAGTGCTTTGGCTTCATTTCATGTTTCCTCTTGTATATAATGCTACACATTAGTCGTTAGATTTAATGACCATACTCTATTAATGATTTAACTTTGGGATTAGTCACTCTTGGTATTGATACAGAATGCATATATCTCAAGAGTGTCCTTATATTAGATCCTTTGTGCAGTGCTATTACTCTATCCAACAAAGAGTCCCATGTATTATCATTTATGATATTACctaattatgtttttattttattaaatgtgtgacTTTGATACCTTTTGAATACTCTTTTGCTTCATTCAtcattacaaattttaaatcaaatgaGTTCAATTCCATTATTTCTTTCCTTTCTGGAGATACATAATTTGGTTTAATCCTATATCAAATAatgattataattttattaccaGTATTTCTGTGGAGATATTCTTGTTCTATTTCCATTatgttcattttcattaattattttcttttcaaTTAACTTTAATTGTTTACCATAGcctataatttaatttaattaaattaatataccATCGAAAACTCGTTCTCTATCCTTAAAAAACGATTTATAATACTCTTCATTTGATTTATCGTATATTTTCTGAATGTATTTATAGATGTGTGTACGTATCATCGTACTTCATTTTGAAACAGTAGATTATCGTTACTTCCTTTCCTGaataacatttaaatacatactAATTCTTACTCTGTTAATTCATAAggtgtatttttatttggaAACATCCTTGAATTTTCAACTAGTGTTTTGTATTTAGGTATTTTCAAGGGATTAGGCGAATCTACCGTCCTAGTTttatcaaatgtgtagtatCCATCACCCTTGgatgttatatattttttaacctaaatcattaaaatatgtttcCAATTGTTTCTAACCTCATGTGGCTTCAAATTGTCGTATTCTTCCTTTCTTATTAGGTTTGTACGCTTTGTCGATAGAAATTCTTCAGTAGTTAATACACCTATTCTTGAAACAGAATCATCATCCATTATATCAACTACTTGATGgtctatttttaaacactCGTTTGTAAAATTGGTCTTTGATGGAACAAATGATGAGGAATCTTTGGTCTGTTGTAATTCAGATAACTGATTAGATTCTCTGAagaattaataaataaaaaatataaatttacctTGTAAAGGATCttttttgcgattttaTACAGATATTAGTGGTAATTAGTACTGTATTTGAAAATCTTATcgagtttattattttattttcgttAATGCTAAAACATTTCATCAAGTTgataatattgtacatatttagtaaaaaatatattaataaatttttttaataatttacaatgGTTTTTATACCATTTATATTAAGTTTtcataaaatgtgtaagatgTTATGTAAGGaatgtatatgtattattaatttgtattttacactttcaATAGTCGGAATTTACTATTTCTTCACTGTCGTCATCTGACCTTCTCAGTTTTAGTCTATCTAGCAACAGTGTTTCGAAATGGTCGTACATATCCTGATCCACTATTCCGTTTGGAATCTTGTATTCTTTCACACAATCTGTATAGAGTTCATCCCCTCTACCCTTCACATATTGGTAATACATTGTTCTCATGTCCTGAAAGAGTCCTGTTCTATCTATTGTTTGGTCGCTTGAGGTTTTACAACCTATGCTCATGCCCTGGAGACCGAACTCCATCATCAAAATCACTGAGACTAAATAACATCTCAAGGTTTCTTTTTAAAAGGCTAGTTAAGTCACACATTACGTTAATTACTCTATCATCCTTATTACTTCACTTACCAACGTCAAATACTTTAACTGTGTTTCTGAACATCAGCCTCGCGTGTGCCTGGGACAGTCTTACTATGCTCTCTACTGTCCTCACTGTGGGTCCTCCTGAGTACGAGTTGTCGTAGCACTTTTGCCTTAGCATGTAGTAATACCGATCTATGATGAGTCTGCACGAGTTTGGCATCGACGGGAATATGTTTTCTCGCACAAACTGGATATAGTTTTTGATTGTGTTGTCTGAGGACCAGTCCAGCGACGTAATATCACATATGCTCTTATTGCTTGCATTATGCATATCGTTCAAGAGGTAGTCTCCCATGCTAAGATCCTCTGTGGAATTATCTCTGAATACTATTATAAGGTCAAATCTTGTCAATAGCGGCAGTGGAGTATCCACGTTCATTATTTGCTCATGTTCACACAACTCAAATTCCGCTTTACTTCCTCGTTTATTCTTATCCATTTTACAGTTGGTGGCTGCTACTATTGTGCATTCGCAGTTTAACGTACACTTAAGTCCAGCCTATACttgattttatacacacaatGTAACTTAAAGTATGTATATAcctagtgtgtatattatataactgTATAAACACCAATATGTATTCACAATCATAAATATCATCTTTACCTTTGCCACTGATATTACTTGCTGTTCCATTGCCTCGTGCAGGCATGATTTATCATCGTTCTTTATTGTTGAGAACTCATCTATGCAACATATTCCTCCTGATGCTAGTACTAGTGCTCCGGCTGCTAACATTGTTTCTGGGCCATCCTTCACTACTGTACACGTCAGTCCCACTGATGTGCAATTCGTCCCTGCacgtttattatttatataaagaATCCGCTTACCTATCACTGACACATGTCTGTACGATATTTTCGTTGCATATTTCAACAGGTGCGACTTCCCTGTTCCTGGATCTccaacaaataaaatatggcACTGAGTTCTCGAtcctaaatatttattttttgaagcaaaaatgttattgttaccttttttcttcatttcTTTAAACGAATcgtaattttttattttgttcttCTTATCTAGACTGTATTTAGACCATCTATTCTCCTTATGATCCGAATCCGAGTCTTCATTAAATCCACCTGTTCAAAAGTAATGACTATTCAGACTCACCTATCAGTGTTAATAGGAGTGCCAATTTAGCATTGTCCAGATTTATCAGTTCTGGGCACATCgatttaattattgtacTTCTTGACAGCACTTCATTGATTCTGTTAAACCTCCAGTAGTTGTCATACAATGTTGCTATAATaagaataattattaatgtttaatacCTTGAAagtacaaataattatcaATTCCACTTATGCTTTTCCAGTTTACTCTTTCTATGTTTATACAGTCCAGGAACAGTTCAGTTTCACACCTTGCATGattatgatttatttgCGTAATAAGGTCAGTGATACGGCATTTTAGAAATAATGCAAACCAAAAATTAACAGTCAAACAAacttattttcaatttacCTTTCTCCATATTTAAGTCTAAACCATCTCCTCTTTACAAATGCTGATATGTGTACTGTATCTCCTGGGAAGCACGTTCCTGCGATCTCTCTCCTCAAGACTACTGGTATCACTGACAACGTATTGATATTCGCATCAGTGTTAAATATTGTCTGGCATCTGTAATATTACTATCATTCTTGTAACTCACCTTATCTCCTGGTAGTCTGATCTCCTGTAGTATTGTCCTTTTATAAAATCCGTTCCATCACACCTCAGTTTTGGGAA encodes:
- a CDS encoding uncharacterized protein (RAP domain containing protein) — translated: MYNIINLMKCFSINENKIINSIRFSNTVLITTNICIKSQKRSFTRESNQLSELQQTKDSSSFVPSKTNFTNECLKIDHQVVDIMDDDSVSRIGVLTTEEFLSTKRTNLIRKEEYDNLKPHEVKKYITSKGDGYYTFDKTRTVDSPNPLKIPKYKTLVENSRMFPNKNTPYELTEKGSNDNLLFQNEKIYDKSNEEYYKSFFKDRERVFDGYGKQLKLIEKKIINENEHNGNRTRISPQKYWIKPNYVSPERKEIMELNSFDLKFVMMNEAKEYSKGNIINDNTWDSLLDRVIALHKGSNIRTLLRYMHSVSIPRVTNPKVKSLIDIIYKRKHEMKPKHYVYLFQALSRLKIRDQRLTDDLYEMMLCWPILRNNFIIKAANSLSKLEMVDNLLVNPLKETLSNRINDLSGRECRRIKPITIMEMFTDDMTVDFLQRCEYYKSYFGDSPRNMGLIELYLRLLKPSVYNNLNKSTKQFLADLREYRKSNKELQYDEREVSISPEHEDVSRILDKMNVKHQNCIPAGQITLDIFEPSTNTVIEVNNKYQYYDGTMKLTSLAKRRHDMISAMGFRLFHIPYRWWNMLESDENKIEQIKKMFINL
- a CDS encoding DNA replication protein, translating into MRGFNSFKLDTSLPSLQEDDFYFLNKKLPPFGEKESVSLKKAALITNILKSPLREYMESFLDYFINDYDSILQCMNYLSIKPANDKSLLKSNPNASKNTYTSLKSIIEDFDDQLFQAENREIPYNASPYHLTSQNNHPSVKRTIEDLGVYESMIGTSQLNDITKMIDDELQGHYYKVNNYQGFYLDVTKVILNSPKLGAHLLGAPQIILAILDYIIIPHLFTSIESLVKKHNESDVYKLMELGKQVPSDIGRTTANDVLTTLKDSYTHRSSHTYEQIYGEDSSNRFIFHISTRLKNIPPTSDVLKYSVEDISDNDVGNIVVLTATVVLAGVLSIIEEEREYICKNCQNSFISKSTPESYLYTSQFKCPCYIEGTFPKLRCDGTDFIKGQYYRRSDYQEIRCQTIFNTDANINTLSVIPVVLRREIAGTCFPGDTVHISAFVKRRWFRLKYGERCETELFLDCINIERVNWKSISGIDNYLYFQATLYDNYWRFNRINEVLSRSTIIKSMCPELINLDNAKLALLLTLIGGFNEDSDSDHKENRWSKYSLDKKNKIKNYDSFKEMKKKGNNNIFASKNKYLGSRTQCHILFVGDPGTGKSHLLKYATKISYRHVSVIGKRILYINNKRAGTNCTSVGLTCTVVKDGPETMLAAGALVLASGGICCIDEFSTIKNDDKSCLHEAMEQQVISVAKAGLKCTLNCECTIVAATNCKMDKNKRGSKAEFELCEHEQIMNVDTPLPLLTRFDLIIVFRDNSTEDLSMGDYLLNDMHNASNKSICDITSLDWSSDNTIKNYIQFVRENIFPSMPNSCRLIIDRYYYMLRQKCYDNSYSGGPTVRTVESIVRLSQAHARLMFRNTVKVFDVVSVILMMEFGLQGMSIGCKTSSDQTIDRTGLFQDMRTMYYQYVKGRGDELYTDCVKEYKIPNGIVDQDMYDHFETLLLDRLKLRRSDDDSEEIVNSDY